The proteins below are encoded in one region of Berryella intestinalis:
- a CDS encoding amidohydrolase gives MKVYEGAILTVDANDTVARYLVEEGGTIRYVGDELPERYAGAPRERLGERALCPSFVDTHQHFASLATFNAGLNVMEARSNDEIKRMVAEFSRTYEGKILIAFGASPYSVAEGRLLSRSELDEACPDKPVMMVKYDGHACVVNSMLLGLIEKDVRGQRGYHPDTGEMNQEAFFKALDRITGSISIPQLVGNMQRAMDYLAARGIGMVHTVSGVGFPGDMDISIEKWVGRSAQSGFQVRVFPQSLEVKTALKRGLPRIGGCFACALDGCFGSRDAALREPYEGADDAGVLYYTDEQLIGFCCEANRAGLQIEMHAIGDAAFDQATRVLKAALDDFPRQDHRHGIIHACLPTESGMRICADYGIHLPMQTSFIDWPQEPDSYLASIMGERRASRLNPLRTLWDAGITMSAGSDAPCTDPDPILWMQRACNHSVEGQSLTPREALRMCTYNGAWTTFDEDLRGSLEVGKVADMVVLSENPYEIRASELGRIKVERLLLGGLAYRCQSQGFLSAVVKGIAGKSRI, from the coding sequence ATGAAGGTCTACGAAGGCGCGATCCTCACGGTCGATGCGAACGACACGGTCGCACGCTACCTGGTGGAAGAGGGCGGCACGATCCGCTACGTGGGAGACGAGCTCCCCGAACGGTACGCGGGCGCGCCCCGCGAGCGTCTGGGCGAGCGCGCCCTTTGCCCCTCGTTCGTCGATACGCACCAGCACTTCGCGAGCCTTGCGACGTTCAACGCGGGGCTCAACGTCATGGAGGCGCGATCGAACGACGAGATCAAGCGCATGGTGGCCGAATTCTCCCGCACGTATGAGGGCAAGATCCTGATCGCGTTCGGGGCTTCGCCGTACTCGGTTGCCGAAGGCCGCCTCCTGTCGCGGTCCGAACTCGACGAGGCGTGCCCCGACAAGCCGGTGATGATGGTCAAATACGACGGGCATGCCTGCGTGGTGAATTCGATGCTGCTCGGCCTGATCGAGAAGGACGTGAGAGGTCAGCGCGGGTACCATCCCGACACCGGGGAGATGAACCAGGAGGCGTTCTTCAAGGCGCTCGACCGCATTACCGGGTCGATCTCGATTCCCCAGCTGGTCGGGAACATGCAGCGCGCGATGGACTACCTCGCCGCGCGCGGGATCGGCATGGTGCACACCGTCAGCGGGGTCGGGTTCCCGGGCGATATGGACATCTCGATCGAGAAATGGGTGGGCCGCAGCGCCCAGAGCGGTTTCCAGGTGCGCGTGTTTCCCCAGTCGCTCGAGGTGAAAACGGCTCTGAAGCGGGGGCTTCCGCGCATCGGGGGCTGTTTCGCCTGCGCCTTGGACGGTTGCTTCGGCAGTCGCGACGCGGCTTTGAGGGAGCCCTACGAGGGCGCAGACGATGCGGGCGTGCTGTACTACACCGACGAGCAGCTGATCGGCTTTTGCTGCGAGGCGAACCGGGCCGGGCTCCAGATCGAGATGCACGCCATCGGGGATGCGGCCTTCGACCAGGCGACCCGGGTGCTGAAAGCCGCGCTGGACGACTTTCCCCGCCAAGACCATCGGCACGGCATCATCCACGCGTGCCTTCCCACCGAATCGGGCATGCGGATCTGCGCGGACTACGGCATCCACCTTCCCATGCAGACGAGCTTCATCGATTGGCCCCAAGAGCCCGATTCGTACCTGGCTTCGATCATGGGGGAGCGGCGGGCCTCTCGCCTCAACCCGCTGCGCACGCTGTGGGATGCGGGCATCACGATGTCGGCCGGCTCCGATGCGCCCTGCACCGATCCCGACCCCATCCTGTGGATGCAGCGCGCCTGCAACCACAGCGTCGAGGGCCAGTCCCTCACGCCGCGCGAGGCCCTGCGCATGTGCACGTACAACGGGGCGTGGACGACGTTCGACGAGGATCTGCGCGGCTCCCTCGAGGTGGGAAAGGTCGCGGACATGGTGGTGCTGTCGGAGAATCCCTACGAGATTCGCGCTTCTGAGCTGGGCAGGATCAAGGTCGAGCGGCTTTTGCTGGGCGGGCTTGCCTACCGTTGCCAATCGCAAGGCTTCCTCTCGGCCGTGGTGAAGGGGATCGCCGGTAAAAGCAGGATCTAA
- a CDS encoding LCP family protein, producing the protein MAQDNQKRGKHARLPEQPDSNRQTPPTGASRPEFNRQPGIRPVVMPQQRGGRASSAQSYDRSLYGSGQGAARPKKKKGSRARKVLLGILAAFLVLVIGAAAAVALYLNSLNSTISIKDSDEAMEIKEALQAPVASSNPNEADAYYTLLIGSDARSGDTASRSDVLILARVVPSEGKVTMVSIPRDTKVEIPGYGTQKINAAYAYGGVAGAVKAVSEFAGVPITHYAEVHFQELEDLVDILGGVYVDVPVSNDQTGASNTGVQLSAGYQLLNGEQALALARERYGYARGDFQRADNQRLVATAIMKQVLQTPALEMPSTIQRLAACVTTDMSVTDIIGLAQAYRSAGDLTVYSALAPSSTATIDGVSYVITDEAAWKTMMQKVDAGEDPGK; encoded by the coding sequence GTGGCACAGGACAACCAGAAGCGCGGAAAGCATGCGCGTCTGCCCGAGCAGCCCGATTCGAATCGTCAGACGCCCCCGACGGGAGCATCGCGCCCCGAGTTCAACAGGCAGCCCGGCATCCGGCCGGTGGTCATGCCCCAGCAAAGGGGCGGGCGCGCTTCGAGCGCGCAGAGCTACGATCGGTCGCTGTACGGTTCCGGCCAGGGGGCGGCCCGCCCGAAGAAGAAGAAGGGGTCGCGCGCCCGCAAGGTGCTGCTGGGGATCCTCGCGGCCTTCCTCGTGCTCGTCATCGGAGCCGCCGCAGCCGTGGCGCTGTACCTGAACTCCCTGAACAGCACCATTTCCATCAAAGACAGCGACGAGGCCATGGAGATCAAAGAGGCGCTGCAGGCGCCCGTCGCCTCGTCGAATCCCAACGAGGCGGATGCGTACTACACGCTGCTCATCGGATCCGATGCGCGCAGCGGCGATACGGCGTCTCGATCCGACGTGCTCATCCTGGCCCGCGTCGTCCCCTCCGAGGGCAAGGTCACCATGGTGTCCATCCCGCGCGACACCAAGGTCGAGATCCCCGGCTACGGAACCCAGAAGATCAACGCCGCCTACGCCTACGGGGGCGTGGCCGGCGCGGTGAAGGCCGTGTCCGAGTTCGCCGGCGTCCCCATCACCCATTACGCCGAGGTGCATTTCCAAGAGCTCGAGGATCTGGTCGATATCCTGGGCGGCGTGTACGTCGACGTGCCCGTGTCCAACGACCAGACGGGCGCGAGCAACACCGGCGTCCAGCTGAGCGCCGGCTACCAGCTCCTCAACGGCGAGCAGGCCCTCGCGCTTGCCCGCGAGCGCTACGGGTACGCGCGCGGCGACTTCCAGCGCGCCGACAACCAGCGCCTCGTGGCCACGGCCATCATGAAGCAGGTTCTGCAGACCCCCGCGCTCGAGATGCCCTCCACGATCCAGCGCCTCGCGGCCTGCGTGACCACCGATATGTCCGTGACCGACATCATCGGCCTTGCGCAAGCGTACCGGTCTGCCGGCGACCTCACCGTCTACTCGGCGCTCGCCCCGTCGAGCACGGCCACGATCGACGGCGTCAGCTACGTCATCACCGACGAGGCGGCGTGGAAGACCATGATGCAGAAGGTCGACGCGGGCGAGGACCCCGGCAAGTAG
- a CDS encoding formate dehydrogenase accessory protein FdhE: MDLKRIDRAVGAYLQDAEPSDAARLRFFRGLFELQQERCDELSGDGGAAATAVEGLDEAYLSARPLLQLCPVAIEAGDFAATCRRIAAYMAAEAGLAEDVAQALGAIDWDEFSRRADLVLAGTDPSGFVEAVRADEGMAEPFGAAAGAAVLVLAFAVRTHVQAAAESLMDAVSADAKEGNHARPLHCPVCGAPASLSHVGVQDTLQGGARSQFCSACGTTWNFERIRCGSCGSQDQGDLHYHHVEGDPAHRLQTCDACGSYQRVVFQDDLRVPACLDVEDVVMAKLDRVALDPRFHRG, encoded by the coding sequence ATGGATCTGAAGAGAATCGACCGCGCGGTCGGGGCGTACCTGCAGGATGCCGAGCCCTCCGACGCGGCGCGGCTGAGGTTTTTCCGCGGCCTGTTCGAGCTGCAGCAGGAGCGCTGCGACGAGCTTTCGGGCGACGGCGGCGCGGCGGCCACAGCCGTCGAGGGGCTCGACGAGGCGTATCTGTCCGCACGCCCGCTTCTTCAGCTTTGCCCCGTTGCGATCGAAGCGGGGGATTTCGCCGCGACGTGCCGCAGGATAGCCGCCTATATGGCCGCCGAGGCCGGCCTGGCCGAAGATGTCGCCCAGGCGCTGGGCGCTATCGACTGGGACGAGTTTTCCCGTCGCGCCGACCTCGTCTTGGCGGGCACCGATCCGTCCGGGTTCGTCGAGGCCGTTCGAGCAGACGAGGGCATGGCCGAACCGTTCGGGGCGGCAGCCGGCGCCGCGGTGCTGGTGCTGGCCTTCGCGGTGAGGACCCATGTCCAGGCGGCGGCTGAAAGCCTGATGGACGCCGTGTCTGCGGACGCAAAGGAAGGCAATCACGCGCGTCCGCTGCACTGCCCGGTGTGCGGCGCCCCCGCAAGCCTGTCGCATGTGGGCGTCCAGGATACCCTCCAGGGCGGCGCTCGTTCCCAGTTCTGCTCGGCTTGCGGAACCACCTGGAATTTCGAGCGCATCCGCTGCGGTTCGTGCGGTTCGCAGGATCAGGGCGACCTGCATTACCATCACGTGGAAGGCGATCCGGCGCACAGGCTGCAGACCTGCGATGCGTGCGGAAGCTACCAGCGCGTGGTGTTCCAGGACGATCTGCGCGTTCCCGCCTGCCTCGATGTCGAGGACGTGGTGATGGCGAAGCTCGATCGCGTCGCCCTCGACCCGCGTTTTCACAGGGGCTGA
- a CDS encoding cytochrome b/b6 domain-containing protein, translating into MAVKREIQRHSLQTRITHGIVVFSILWLSITGLFVMIPGAGAAIGSDVTQFFRFSHRVVGAVLILAPIVSAILAPKGVVRLWKKYITAWTKEDVEFVIKFVPYMLGPKRVHMPDQDEVKSGQRFADGMLIVSSLAMAVSGVVLWLGTSAFRADPQLLIAMRFVHQLFFLLLVVFVIAHAYLGAGVFQPYRGLVTLMFGNGRVKESDALYHWGFWAREEIEEGKNVIEYEVADDDKKPGEVKGGLKKA; encoded by the coding sequence ATGGCAGTCAAACGCGAGATTCAGAGGCATTCCCTCCAGACGCGCATCACGCACGGCATCGTGGTGTTCTCGATCCTGTGGCTCTCGATCACCGGCCTGTTCGTCATGATCCCGGGCGCCGGGGCCGCGATCGGATCCGACGTCACCCAGTTCTTCCGCTTCTCCCACCGCGTGGTGGGCGCGGTGCTGATCCTGGCCCCCATCGTGAGCGCGATCCTGGCGCCCAAAGGCGTCGTGCGCCTGTGGAAGAAGTACATCACGGCCTGGACCAAGGAAGACGTCGAGTTCGTCATCAAGTTCGTTCCTTACATGTTGGGACCGAAACGGGTACATATGCCCGACCAGGACGAGGTCAAGTCGGGCCAGCGCTTCGCCGATGGTATGCTGATCGTAAGCTCGCTGGCGATGGCGGTGTCGGGCGTGGTCCTGTGGCTGGGCACGAGCGCGTTTCGCGCCGACCCGCAGCTGCTGATCGCGATGCGCTTCGTCCACCAGCTGTTCTTCCTGTTGCTGGTGGTGTTCGTGATCGCGCACGCCTACCTGGGCGCCGGCGTGTTCCAGCCGTACCGCGGCCTGGTGACGCTGATGTTCGGCAACGGGCGCGTGAAGGAGTCCGACGCTCTGTACCACTGGGGCTTCTGGGCGCGTGAAGAGATCGAAGAGGGCAAAAACGTCATCGAGTACGAGGTGGCCGACGACGACAAGAAGCCTGGCGAGGTCAAGGGCGGCCTGAAAAAGGCCTAG